In Brachyhypopomus gauderio isolate BG-103 chromosome 2, BGAUD_0.2, whole genome shotgun sequence, the DNA window AGGGAAAGAAAAATCTGAACACACCCTTAAGTTAAAACTTTGAAAAATTCCAAAGATTTAACTCATTCCTTTACCATGTTGGTACACAACAGGATGCTAAAatcaacatttatttattaaggTACACTGCATGAATTTACAATAACTCCAATATCAACTGTTCCTTAATACATCTGCATTGCTTAATACTAAGTAGATTGCTAATTTTGTTAAAAGTATCTGTATAAGTGAATACCGAAAAACATGGGGACATACTTGATTTAGACAAAATTGTATCGATGCATCCCAAGACATGGCTTAGGGTTAAGCATTTGACACTCTTGTTTTAGGAATGATAATTAAACTCTGGGCCTTGAATTAAAAAACTCCAGTCCTATGTTATTTCTGGTAGTTACCAGGAGTACCTTATTATGTAAGAGTTGGGTATGCCTACAAAGTGGCAAGTTGTCAATGGCCAGCCAATCATCTCTTTAAAGATTGTAAAATCCAGGACTGGAAATTTGATTCAAGTTTTGGAATTTAACAAATTTGCTCTGTGATCTTGCATGGACCTCAATTGGCTCATGAGTTGAACTAACACTAATGTAGCTTTGATAGTGTGTCCTGATAAATAGCTGTAGTCCCAAGACTTCTggctgcatttatttatttttcttatctTGTCAATGGAGTCCATCACTGAAAACTGTTGCTAATCCTcttgatttgtgtattttgttCTCAGGCAGATGATGACCCCATCATGGGATTCCATCAAAGCTTCATCCTGAAGAACATTAATGAGGCGTGGGTGTGCACCAATGACATGTTCCGCCTGGCGATACACAACTTTGGCTAAAATGCACCAATGGCTGTCAGGGAAATGGGGGAAGGTGGAGGACGGGGCACCCCGCCCCCAGCCATGCCTCTCAGTCTGCCCTTCATTCATCACTCTTTGAGAAATGGCACCGGATTCCAAGAAGTCAAATCACAGAATAACGTGCAGGCACATACAGTAGCGCCTCAACTCCAGCCGTGAGACGTGTTTCTTTGCTGAAAGCCCACAGATCCATCAGTGACCCCTGTTCCTTCGCTGATCTGCATGATGACGGGGAGCTCGAATCAGAGGACACTgaccaggagagagagaaaaaaaggcgTATTAACCTCTGCCAGTTACTATTTACATTTTAGTTGTTGAGTTTGACTTTGAACTAATAACTGTCTTAACTGTCTATCTTTTGCTTTAGTACCTAGTGTGTTATCAGCTTGCTTTTAGAATATGCTCCTTACAACTGAACTTTACTTTTGTTCTTCCTTCTTTCCTTATCCCTCTGGAACATTGGAGCCTCCATTCATTGTGATGTCAGGTTGCTCTAGCTATCCAAAGAAACATTAAACACCATacagactcctcccccctcctttCCCTGCAGACCAGTGTGCTTCCCGCCTTCTGCTCACTGATCTCTGTGACAATAATTACCAAGCCACGATACACAATAAAACCTGACTTTTTCTTAACAACAGCATCATCTTGTTCCTACCCATGTCTGATTTTACACCTGGCTTTTCCTTTTGTGTTCCATGACCATTTTGTTCATACTGcttgctgttttgtttttttttccttttaataGTTATGCTTTAGATTGCATTATAGGAGTTCTTTTAGGAAGCCACAAAGCTGGGAAAAGCTCTTATAACCTGTGCTTAATGTGAATGCCTTTGCCTTGATGTGTGCTAATTTTTACCAAATAGTATTTACTTAACTAGTAGAATAAGATGGGCTAAGACAGCTTAGCCTGTAATATAGTAATGGTTTGCATATTGTTTACTTGCTTAGATCCTGATTCAGACCATTACTATTTAGgaaatattttctttttctgatACAACACAAGTGAAGTTTGTCTTTTGAAGACATTTAGTAATGATGGGGGGCAAATATACCATATTACATCTCGACACTTTGGCTGTTTAAGGTCTTTATTGTTAATCTGAAGGAGTTGGTTTCCCTCCTTTTGCCTAGATTCCTGTGGAAATTGGTTCTCAAACAAATGGCTAACACCGTCAAAGCTAAAGTGCCCATCCATTTGATTACCCATTAAGCCTTAATTCTTTGTACTTTTGACAGGAAGTACTATTTAACAAAAAGGAATTGGAATTGTGAACATTAAATACTGGTGTGGGAGGAGTGAAGAGAACCTTGACAACAATCATGTGTTTATGTTTCAGGGACATTACTGAGGGTAGCAAAAAAACATTGGAGGTTATGAAGGTTTTATGTCAAATTGTGGTACAGATATTGGAATCTACATTTAGTGTGCTGTGGCATTTGCACTCACGTATTCAATCTGTAGTGTAGGAGTTTCAGATAAGAGCTGCCATGTGACTTGCTATAAGTCACTATCTTACACTTTGGTCTCATGCAATTTTTTCCTCCAAGCTTTATGGTCCTAGCTCTACTTTATGGAGAGAAACTGCAGTTAATGGCAGTGGAAGACAAAATAAGTACACTTATATTCCTTTAAAACAAAAGTGAATGCCCTGTAATACACAGAGTATTTCAATTGCTGACTGGAAATAAAGAACATCAAAGTGATAGATGATAccattgtgatttttaaaattaCTGAGGAATTTTCACTTCTAGTTTTTGGAAGAAAGGTGCTAAATTCGGTCAATGGCTCTTCTCCAGAGAGAAGGACAGCAAGGTATAATAATTCTGCGTTCAGTGCAGTGGTACTAAAATCTCTTCGTACCGAAATGGGGATATGACGAAGGAACTGAGAAAGCGGTTGTCGTTGTCGCTGCTGGGAATGAAAACGTAGCAGCACCAACGGAAGTGGAGTGTAGTTGCAAGCTTTTCGTAAGGGGCGAACACAGGACAAAACTAGTGGAAATTCGTCACGTCTACTCGCCTTCACCCCCTCTCCCTACCTTATGGCTTCCAATTCCAACATAGACATAGAAGGCGCGACCCAGCATCTTCGAGACATCTTAAAACTGGACCGACCCAGTAATTCAACCGGTGAGTTACCGGAGAGCGGCGCAGGTGTAGTTAGCCGTTAGCCTtcgctcgctcactcactcacacacgctaGGCCTCAGCTGGACGACGTTCCTTTAGCGTAGCGCTTCGTACGAGGTGCCCGTGTAACTTTCACTTCACGGTAACAGCCGACCCACTATTGCGAGACGTGACCGATTAGTTAATACGTTATATACTGGAGTAGTAATTTTGCTCGGTGCTGATTATTTAATTTgaggagagagaaaataaaagtCTGAAGTGGCGGTTTGGCCAATTAGCTTGCTGGCTAACGCCAACAGTTAGCCTGCTAGCACAACAAGCTAATCTTTGCACTAGCAAATAGTTTCTGACCTAGCTTGCTAGTTAAATGGGACGGTTGGCTTGTTAACAGGCATGTTGATGTTGAAGCTCCCAATGTTTTTATTAGAATTGTCGGCAACATGTGTTTTTATACACGATTTGCTTCAGCGAAGATTACATTTTGTTTAAAACGTCAAGAGTTAATGTGGCTGTTGTTTCTGCGTTTTCGTgtgtagctagctagttaggttGCTAGCATAATATTTTAACGGCCTTCAGTACAGTAGGTTATATTTGACAGTGATTTGATACTGAAACTTTAACCCATGAGCTAACTAGTTTGCTTTCCTATCTAGACTGTTTCGTCAAATGTGGTTTGTAGTAATcgggtggacattccaggttcagaaagtaaaagtcctcatcaggattttgctcaggcttccttggattgtgttgattctacTAATTTTAACTGGACTGCACTAATTAGAacatccagcaagcttgagtaaaatcccgagaaggagttttactttctgaacctggaatgtccaccacTACTAGTAATATGTATTATGCCAATGCATCACTAGTGCTGGCACCTAAACGGTGTGTTCCTTCGTTTCAGAGGGCCCTACAGGTGAGTGCCAGAGGATGACCTCCGTTAATGGAGAGTTAAACGGGCTGCTGAGTGCTGACCTTATTGGAGCAGGAGTTCAAACTCCACTAGTGGAACCGACAGATCACAACTCTGACATGAGCACGCCGGAGACTCAAACAATGTAAGCATCATCTTTACCTGATGTGATTTTTCTCACTTGTGAACTGCtgcgcgtgtgtatgtttgaACACTGAAGTTCTTGTATGCTTTACTTGGTTTTGACAGACAGCATAGTATTAATGTCCTACAATAAGGCTAAATATTACaatttattgttttatatgtTGAATAAACAACTGTATGGAAATTATGTACCTGTAATGAGTAGAAAATAGCATTTTCAATTCTTTATTTACATGTATAACGTGTGTATATTTAATCTCTAGCTCTTTATCTGGGGATGATGGCTCTACTTGCATTGCCATTACTGCTGGCAATGTGGAAATAGTGGCCAGCCGAGACTCCAGTATAGACAGTAAAGCTCGTGGGAGCAATAAGGTATGACTCAATTGTTTTTGAAAGTCAGATCTGCATTGGAAATACTGAGTGGATGTTTGTATGAACATAAAGCCATGTTTCTTCTACAGGTGAAGATACAGCCAGTGGCAAAATATGATTGGGAGCACAAGTATTACTATGGAAACCTAATAGCTGTGTCTAATGCATACTTGGCATATGCCATAAGAGGTAAGTAAACAGACATTGCAAGTCTGAGTTGGTGGGTGTTGTGCATCCTTCTGCTTGAATTCTTGATTAGCTCTGTGAATTGAGCATCGATTGGTTTCACATAAGACTATGCAATATCCAAACTAGGACAGCTTTTTCTGCACGTTTTGATGCAGCAGAAGGTTTTTGATTGATCAGAACTTTACAGGCCAGAATCTTTATTGCTGTACTTTTTGGCCAGAGGCTGTTGTCTAATTAGATTTTGTCAAGAGTAAAATGGAAAGGCCCTGCAATCACATTGACTAGACTGCATAATTCTTATTGCAGTAGAAATAATGAGCTTCCATAGTTTCACAAAGAGTTTTCAGTCTTTATCGTTTTATAAGAAGTTGTAAGCATTTGGTAGTTTTGAGTTGAGCTTCACTTCAAATTTTTGCTCCTGTTTTCAAATGTAACCTAATTCTGCTGTGCTCGTGTCAGCTAACAGTCTGACGTGCATGTCCACAGCTGTCCTCCACTTCAGGCAGGGACCATTCGTACAGCAGGTTCATGCTTAAGTCAGTTGCATCACAGTATAGGCTCTCCACCTTTATGCGCTTTGTTCTCAAAgctttttgtgtttatttgtagtTCCATCACACGACATGAATATTAGTGGCAACATGTGAAATATCCATTGTCATGCATGGGAAGATTTGTTTCTCTACTGCGCAGAGGAGAACTCTTGGCAGTCATGTGACTTGCTGTGCTGTGATTTGACCCCGCCTACATGTTTCCAGGtgccaacaaccatgccatgaTCCGCGTGCTGCGGCTGGGCTCGACGGAGCGCACGCTGCTAAAAGGCTTCACGGGGGCGGTCACAGACCTGGCCTTTGCTCACCTCGACTCCACCCTGCTGGGCTGCGTCGATGAGGCTGGCAACATGTTCATCTGGCAACTCACCAGCCACAACAGCAAAATACAGTATCTTCCTCTGGCAGGGCAAGTTAGGTGGTCTAGCGCTTTGGCACATTGCCTGGTTCTTGCACCCAGCCATCAGGACTGGGCAGAATTAGAAATCTTTGGTCCAGGGTGTTTTTGTACATGGCAGGGGAAATGGAAGGCCATGAGTGTGTTAGACGTGGCATTTGGACGTGCTGTAGCCCCTTAACGACATCCCTCAGAGACGAAGTGATCGTGCACATTCGGCGGCCCGAGGACACACCACTGAACTCCAACCGCAGGCTAATTTGGTGTCCCTTCATCCCAGAGGACAACGACGACACTCCTGAGGACGTGTGCCAGACTCTTGCCCTGCTGCACGAGGACCGGGTAAACTGCACCCTCAGAATGGCTATTCGCCCCTTGCTTTAACCTACTTTTGTCTTTTGGTTCATTTTTGACTCCTCTTGATTAGCTTTTTCTTTCATCCCCTTCATGTCTGCATAGGCTGAGGTTTGGGACCTTGACATCCTGCGGTCCAGTAACCACACGTGGCCTATGGATGCCACTGAGCTTAAGGAGGGCTTCATCACCATTAGAGGGCACACAGCGGTAGGCAGTAATCATCTCACTGCTTGCCCTCTTGTGTCTGTCGCCACTGCGATGATGAGCTACCCCAGCCTGTAATTGCAGTACACACCACTGACTTGCACTCAGCCTGGACTCTGCTTTTCTGCAGCGAATCAGCGAGGGCGCTCTGTCCCCTGACGGCACCGTTCTGGCCACGGCCAGTCATGATGGATTTGTCAAATTCTGGCAGATCTACATTGAAGGGCAAGACCAGCCAAGGTATGCTCAGTGTTTGCACTGCCTCTGTGAAGACACCAAGCAGATTAGCAGCATTTGGCATTAGCTGCATATCAGCTCTGCAGTGTTCTGGAAATAAAACTGTCGTGAATCAGTGAGCTATAATTAAGAACATGGTATAAATTCTTGATTTGGGGTTTGATTGCACTTCTCCCAGTTCACTTGTCTGAGTGCTGAATGGTCAGTATGTAATTCTCAGTCTCCAGTCTCTGAAGCTGTCTCTGTCCCGCAGATGTCTGCACGAGTGGCAGCCCCACAGTGGGAGGCCTCTCTCCTGCCTTCTTTTCTGTGACAACCACAAGAAACAAGACCCAGAGTGAGTGACCATATAGTACTTTTCCACCAACATGGTGACTGTGCCAAATTCTTGAACTGTTCTGTGCTTTTTCCGTTACAAAAGAACTGGTTCTTAGCTGGCAGAATTGCTGCTGTTTTGACCTCATAAACCTTTTGAAGCAGAACCACGGACTCTAATGACACAAGTGGCCAAAAGGGTGGGGCCCTGAATGCCCACCCCAGATCCCCATTTATACTGGCTGGTGGAAATGGGGTGTGTTTTTGTAACCCCACACTTACTGCACCACGAGCAGCAACACTTAGTAGGCACATGCCAGTTTTTCACCAAGAATCAGCTCCATGGCACAATCTCCTGACTACAAATGTCAACCTGACTGCTGCAGTAGTGAATGGCGGTGGAGGTTGTAATAAGTTACTGCTGGCGCTGGGTTTTTGTCCACACTTGCTGAAGCTTGGCTTTGTGCTGCGCTCCAGTGTGCCCTTCTGGAGGTTCCTGATCACTGGGGCAGACCAGAACCAGGAGCTGAAGATGTGGTGCACCGTTTCATGGACTTGCCTCCAGACTATTAGGTATGTATGAAGGTTACATCCACAGTTGTGCTTTACACGCTAAGGTAGATTTGAACCGTCTTACTGATAGTTTGTCCAAACATTTGATGATCTAAATCCTGATACCTGTTTGGGGGGCAATATTTGtattgtgtgattgtgtagcACCATTGGGATTCATTGTTGTGAAGTTATGCTGTTGTTTTTGGGTTGTGTGTTTTAGGTTCAGTCCGGACCCGTTAAACTCCAGCGTCCTGCCTAGTCTGAAGGCCAGCCTGGACCTGTCTGCCGAGTGTCTCATCCTCACGGACGTGCAGAGAAAGGTCCGCACAGTCTCCTCATCCACTTTGAATAGGCTTGAATAGGCACTCCATAGTACTGACATTAATGGTCTCCCTTTTAATGTGGCTTTTTAAACAGACCATAGTCCACAGAACCTGCAATGTGCAATGGAATATTGGAGTTAATAAAGAATTGCTACTAGGCCCTGGTGATGTATATCATAGACAACGATAATAAACCATGTGACATGGTTGGAGAAAAATTCTGGGGATTTATATTGTTTTACTTACCTTGAGaatagggggaaaaaaaagatttgCCACAAAACTGAAACTGTAACATGTCATGCCATTTGTAATAACAGCTTGTTTTGAAAGAGCTCCATTCTAACACTGCTAACGTTCCTGTATATTTCCAATGGTGATTGATGCTAGGTATCATGTCCTGGGTAAGCTACATCAGATCAAATGTGCATGTTCCTATGCTGTTAACACAAGTGGGGTGTACTGTCTGAAAGTTCTAAACGTTGCATATGTTCCTGTCCTTCCTATAATGGAGATGCATGAAGAGAGTGTAGTGAAATTGATCGTGTAGCTACCACATTTCCTGCAGTTCACTTTTGTGTGAATGAAATTATGCTATTGTTCAGATGTGGATATTTTAATTgaacaaaacaatgaaaaatgcATTTAAAGATTCTGGAATTCAGGAAGTCTTGTTGGTGTTCTAAATGAACAGAAGATGTGAATTATACTGGCTTaatcaaaagaataaatcaTGAGAGCAACCATAAAATAATTAAGCCCAAATGCAAATTAATGCTTAAATGGAACTGAACTAAACGATTTAAGGGAGCTTACTGTAGGTAACATGTTAATCTACAGCAGGCTTTTCAAAAGAAACGTGAGCCTGTTTATTTTCTTCAGTTTTAGCACCCACTTGGAGGATGTATGGGTACTAGGCACCCACTTGGAGGATGTATGGGTACTAGGCACCCACTTGGAGGATGTATGGGTACTAGGCACCCACTTGGAGGATGTATGGGTACTAGGCACCCACTTGGAGGATGTATGGGTACTAGGCACCCACTTGGAGGATGTATGGGTACTAGGCACCCACTTGGAGGATGTATGGGTACTAGGCACCCACTTGGAGGATGTATGGGTACTAGGCACCCACTTGGAGGATGTATGGGTACTAGGCACCCACTTGGAGAATGTATGGGTACTAGGCACCCACTTGGAGAATGTATGGGTACTAGGCACCCACTTGGAGAATGTATGGGTACTAGGCACCCACTTGGAGGATGTATGGGTACTAGGCACCCACTTGTAGGATGTATGGGTACTTGTGAATATgcatgtggaggtgtggtttcTGGAAGTCTACAAGTAGTTGGGGCTTCCAGTTCTTTTCTTTCGTTAAATAATATATTTGTCATTTAATTTGGCAATGGCAATGAGTTTTATTTAGACTTTTCAGTTACAAAGGCTAAAGATGGCACAGGTATTCTTTTCCTATGGTGGAGAGAGGTGGCATCATTGGTGTAGGTAATTAATTACTTATATATGGTACATTTTATATAATGTACCGTAATATAAATATGGTTAAAATAGCAAAAATTGACATGAAGTTTCAAATGCTGATTCACTGGCAGTGAAATTATTCATCTGAATATTTTAATAagaaatgtgtgtatgcatgcttgTTTACTATCTAAATTTGTGGAAAGCTATTAGGAGCTGCTTATTGGGTCTGtgcttatttgtttttaatgacCGTGTGTATGTCTGAACTAAAGAGTGCAGTGCATTATGGGTGCCAGGGCTCTTGCACATGGGCCAGATCCTGCGTGTCGCCCGACAGGCCAGGTGGGGTAAGGTGCTAACAGCACCAAGGGCGTGGACTTCATTTTGTCATACTGATAGAAATGCGTACAAGGGTATCTGCCAAGCAATGTAAATGTCATTTGATCAGTTCCATCTGGCACTTGATCAGTTCTCAGTGGATCCTGGGAGATGTGGGTTGGGCCCTGGGTGACTGTTCTGATTGTATGTCGTTGAGCAGGTGCTGTATGTGATGGAGCTCTTCCAGGACCAAGATAAGGGTCGTGCCAGCTTTACGGCGGTCTCTGAGTTCCTGCTCACGCACCCTGTGCTGAGCTTTGGCGTTCAGGATGTCAGTCACGCCCGTCTGTGCCACACTGAAGTCCTTCCCCCCGACGAGGAGAGTGAGAGCATGACTGCAGGTTAGAGACTTGCTTTTGTACTGGTTCACCAGTTGGATGTGTCAGATCAACAGATTCTTTGGATGACGAGTCCTCTTTGGCAATGTATTTACTAAGGTTTGGCAGATAACCATTCCCCAGTGTGTGATCCTGCAGGTATTtgattcttattattatttcaccTTTCACAGAGGGAAGCCACGGGCCTCTGGAGTCCAAATCAGGAATTCAAATCAAGCTTTACTGTGTGCACACAAAGTGAGTTTGTTAACCACATCCTTCCCACTCCTGCCCCCTTCCACATTGCCTCAAAAATCATTTTGCCCTGACGCCTTGAATTCTGAGTAGCTTGCTTGTGCAGCTCGGGGCTTATGCATGCATTTAGTGGATATGAATCAACGAATCCTTACACACGGAGTCATGAAAGCTGCACGGTGTTCTAGAGGTGATGTGTACAGCAGTGTTCGAGTGTGAGAAGCTGTCCTGTAAAGCATTCTCCTGTCACAGGTCCCTCCAGGACGTCCAGATCTGGTTCCAGCCCAACCAAGATGCAGCCGCCTCCCTCTTCATGCCGGCGAGCTCCAGCTCCCAGGACGGTTTTGGTACGACCCACGGCTTAATGCCCTCGATTATGTTTATCCTCTTGCACCATCTACTAATCTCTCTTGTAATACCTGAAGCGAGCGGAGCTTGGTTCCCAGCGTCGTCCTTGCGTGTGCCTGGGCGCTGTGTTCTTGGCCATGACTCTTGCGTGCTCTTCACCGCGACTTTTATAAAAACGTTTTCCAGGTTTCGCGGATCCACTGACTGATCTGAGTGTAGAGGCACTGAGCTCGGACAAGGAGTCTGCGGGCAGCGGCTCGCAGAGCGACCTGTGCAAGATGCCAGCTCTCCCCGCCCCTGCAGACTTTCTGAGCCCCTCGGGCAACGCCATGCCCAAGCTCATGACCCCAGATGCCTTCTTGACCCCCAGCACATCTGTAAGGCTCCATGCTCACTTACTATTCTAGTTCTGCAGCAATACTGCAGCTACTGTTAACTgtatggtgatgatgatgaaagTAATGTTAATAATAGTACTGTGCCACCTCAGGTGCCCGCCTCTCCTGGTAGCAGTGCCAGCAGCCTCACAATAGTCACAGCCATGAGCAGCTCGGACAGCGGTGCCAGGTAAGACTCGGACCTGTCAGTAGGCGCTGGGCTAGATTTAACGTGCCTGCTTCTGGGACAAAATCAGTTTAGTGCAGCGGTTCTCAATCAGGTCCAGTACACCTTAGACAGGCAGTCACGATCTCTGCGGTCCTCGATCACCTGGTTCAGGTGAATGTGGAGCTGGAAAAGAGGCAATCTGCTCTGGGTAGGACTTCAGAGCCATGTGATACTGCAGCGCAGACACAGACATTGCAGCCGGTTTGTGATCCTGTATAGCAGTCAGTGCCACCTGTGTTAGTGCTGTCCCTATTCATGTCGGTAAGCCATGCGCTATTAACACAGGCCTGTGGAGGACCTGACTCAGAGCCCCAAGCTGGGGATGGATGGAGGCAGCAGCCTGAACCTCAGCGCCAGCACCAACAGCCCGAGGTCCAGCTCCATCCTCATCCCAGGCCTGGGAGAAAACCTCCAGGTACTTCTCCACCCAGTGCCAAACTCCGTTATGTACATCAGTGCTAGTTATGCCAAGATTTCTTTTTGCGTGTTGCAGACTGTTGTATGCTTCCTTGCTCTGTCTGTAAGAGAGAATATCAGATTTAGATATAAACGTACAGCAATTATATATGTACAACAATTTAAAGCCATTCTCTGGGCAACATATTTACTTTGGCTTAGAatttgtttattgttatttgtttatTCTTAAACGGCTGTATTTGTATTTGCACTTTTGTTTTAATCCAGTGTATAAGAATCATTATGACTTTCACTGTTGGTAAATCTTTACCTAAGAGAGCCCTTTCAAGTCCTTCTTTTGGCTCTTGCATTGAGCGTTCTTTCTTTGAGTCTAATAGGGGCGCTACACCCCAACCTCCTCTCTATTTGGTTCCCTTTCTCCTCGCCCCACGCCACCCTGGCCTGGCCGCACACCAGGGCTTCTCTCCTCCGCTTGtgcgctctccctccctcctgcacGAGGCCTCTCTGCTGTGTGAGGCGGTCCCCTACACTCACGCGCCTCCCCTGCCCTACCCGCTGCCCCCTATGCAGGTGCTGTCCTCTCCGAACCCGCCCCTGTCCCTGGACCTGCAGGTCATGGAGCCCATGCTGCTACCCCCGGCGTCGCCTACCAGAGCCCGCTCCCCGGACGTCATCTCCTCCGCCTCCACGGCCATGTCGCAGGACATCCCCGAGATCGCCTCCGAGACGCTGCAGAGGGGCCTGGCGGGTGCGTCTGCGGGCGAGTCGCGCGACCCGCTCCAAGGCCTCCACGCGGACACCATGGCCTCGGCTGCCTCCGCCCTGCACCTCCTCTCGCCCCGGAGCCGCAACGGCTCCGAGCACGTGCTCATGCCGCCGGAGCTGGGAGGGGCGGGGCCCGGCGATGGTGAGCAGAGGCTGGGCACCACACCCTCGCTGCTGGAGACGGCGCTGTCGCAGGAGAACGCAGCGGCCGCTGCCTCCTGTTCTGACAGCAGCGCCAATCACAGCTGGCCCGCTGCGCCCGACATCACCCGCGAGACGCGCAACAGCCTGCGGGACAACGGCCTGGCAGACTGGTGAGGCCCAGCGCCCTGAACGCCCCACATGGTCTTGAGCAGCTCACAACACAAACATCAATCTGCTTCCTCTTTGCTGTTGTCCAGGTTTACATTGCTTGTGGCTTTCCTGTCTAAAGCACTTTGAGAGCGATTGATTTATTGGTAATTGAAATAAAGAGCTTTATGAATTAAGATTAGTAGTGCTGctggtggtagtagtaatagtctTAAATCTCTGACGGGTGACATCAAAGACGGAAATTAATACCGTGTAATATTAATGTTGGCAGTTCACTCACAATAACCCTCATTTGGAATGTCAATGTTGTCCAGCTCTAGAGAGGACATGAAGGACAGGCACCTGTCTCCTCCCTACCACAGACGCACTTATCACTTGACCCAGAATGACAGCCAGGATGCCAGCGCTGAGCAGAGGTGGGTACCGCAGCACCCACACTGCAGCCGTAGACCCACGGCTGTTGACCTTGGAGAGGCTCCCATATCTACATATTCTTTGCCAAATTTTCTCTATTTTTAATTATAGGGCTGCCCTATATTTATCTCACatacttctgtttatttaacgtACAATCCTAATCTTAAAATTTCTGTTATATTATAAGGGATTTTACAGGCTTTAAATAGCTGTTCTTTGCCACAGATGCAAAGTTATAATTTGCATAGCACActtatttatataaaaaaaatcttgtCTTCTGTTTTCAAAGCAATGGGTTGACGTGCAGTATCTTGCAGGTATCTGCAGAAAAGCACACTCCATTAAGCCTTACCTTGAGTCATAGACCTCACTGTAATTCATTGTGTGATTTAATTagttcatttttcattttttaataatTTCATAGTCATAATTAACATGTAAATTTGTGATAAAGCCTGGTATATTATTTATAGAAATATGTCTTCAAGGCAAAATTTGACCGAAAAATTAACATGCCAGAAAGACAGGTATCTTTCAATCTAATCTCCAATTACTCCATCTTTAGAGTATGATTGATTACCAGATACTTGATGTTTCACTGCACTGAGAAAACGCAAAGGAAGTGTTGAAGTCTATGAAGAGCTGCCCCTAGTCATTACCACTGAATAATGTCAACATGCTTCCTGACTTGGGGCACACCTGTAATCAACCCTGCACGCGCCTCATCAGTGATGTAATGGCGGCTAACACACCTTTCCTTACCTCAGTGACC includes these proteins:
- the edc4 gene encoding enhancer of mRNA-decapping protein 4 isoform X3, whose product is MASNSNIDIEGATQHLRDILKLDRPSNSTEGPTGECQRMTSVNGELNGLLSADLIGAGVQTPLVEPTDHNSDMSTPETQTISLSGDDGSTCIAITAGNVEIVASRDSSIDSKARGSNKVKIQPVAKYDWEHKYYYGNLIAVSNAYLAYAIRGANNHAMIRVLRLGSTERTLLKGFTGAVTDLAFAHLDSTLLGCVDEAGNMFIWQLTSHNSKIQDEVIVHIRRPEDTPLNSNRRLIWCPFIPEDNDDTPEDVCQTLALLHEDRAEVWDLDILRSSNHTWPMDATELKEGFITIRGHTARISEGALSPDGTVLATASHDGFVKFWQIYIEGQDQPRCLHEWQPHSGRPLSCLLFCDNHKKQDPDVPFWRFLITGADQNQELKMWCTVSWTCLQTIRFSPDPLNSSVLPSLKASLDLSAECLILTDVQRKVLYVMELFQDQDKGRASFTAVSEFLLTHPVLSFGVQDVSHARLCHTEVLPPDEESESMTAEGSHGPLESKSGIQIKLYCVHTKSLQDVQIWFQPNQDAAASLFMPASSSSQDGFGFADPLTDLSVEALSSDKESAGSGSQSDLCKMPALPAPADFLSPSGNAMPKLMTPDAFLTPSTSVPASPGSSASSLTIVTAMSSSDSGARPVEDLTQSPKLGMDGGSSLNLSASTNSPRSSSILIPGLGENLQVLSSPNPPLSLDLQVMEPMLLPPASPTRARSPDVISSASTAMSQDIPEIASETLQRGLAGASAGESRDPLQGLHADTMASAASALHLLSPRSRNGSEHVLMPPELGGAGPGDGEQRLGTTPSLLETALSQENAAAAASCSDSSANHSWPAAPDITRETRNSLRDNGLADCSREDMKDRHLSPPYHRRTYHLTQNDSQDASAEQSDHDDEVASLASSSGNCASRTSHRLPVKDWKTSPRGSPKLKRKSKKDDGDCAQSRQADHQLSVEVQEELLLLLRSQQRELSELRQSQQELLQRVTGHMDAVQSSIMAHVQHVLLTQQEQEQRRMERVLTEGQARSQQLQDHMAQQLAHTLGTMLSSRLDKVLREEMKKTVPQTISKCMEPVTGQMSSTIAAKLTAVEGTLKENVTKVVKSKNTTDAMGRAAAEAMQGPIQAAYKDAFQSIVLPVFERGCQSMFQQINDSFKQGTHEYIQQLEAHVKNRKQREQDARDPVIGQLQQMIDTLQTSQDQMATTVAASVRSEVQHQLHLIVGNLQDSILTQVQRIVKGEVSLAMKEQQAAVTSSIMQAMRSAAGTPVPTAHLDYQAQQATILQLLQQGQLNEAFQQALSAADLNLVLYVCETVDSQQVFGQHPCPLHQAVLLSLIQQLSTSLATRTDLKISYLEDAVMNLDHGDPVTRDHMSAVLAQVRQKLFQFLQQDPHSPLSKRARRLMMMLQGLVSQ